From a single Syngnathus scovelli strain Florida chromosome 2, RoL_Ssco_1.2, whole genome shotgun sequence genomic region:
- the spen gene encoding msx2-interacting protein isoform X4 translates to MFNVRCFGFEILEIVCFYEIVWRKTKKCHGFCHTATVNKSTLFDGQSEGCYNSAKTMFLRYFVFIPAIPAVVQAMSRRLAPCSQLLFQHHQHFRYHPSTRRNHVKASASRSKIFLYAPQQEDQEKALGASKGKLFFGMQIDVTAWNGPETESENEFRPLDERIDEFHPKATRTLFIGNLEKTTTYHDLLSIFQRFGEIVDIDIKKVNGAPQYAFLQYCDIASVCKAIKKMDGEYLGNNRLKLGFGKSMPTTCVWLDGLASNTTEQFLTRHFCRYGHVVKVVFDRMKGMALILYNNIEYAQAAVKDTKGWKIGGSKIKVDFANQESQMAFYRSMQASGQDIRDFYDILSERRDDRRSQYEFQVERQYYENVRTPGTYTEDPRRKYSSRSREFYAEWDPYQGDYYETPYYEDTREYREYRADPYEQDIRKYSYLQRERERERERFETDRGRDHGRRTIEQSQSPSLVASRHPPTPIASSSISERIASDPDRRICCPSSERSGSCSSVSPPRFEKLRPERYNKTNKFDKGVCEIEKLHLVEKEKRAGRNDRGDKDKIERQRLKKLKVSSPISQTCNAEPVPDRDISPESSLQSKNGKILKDNSNRGKLDLLPCVVQLTRVKEEEGKLITHEKQIARGGNDSPRLVSPSADQSPLFRTESSKGKASRDKNMHHLVEHLDMDVKVKSKKHGKSEIAFDSGVSMDFDRLAARKRRFEDCGKNDHHRRMSEDNLGRSILHKPWNTKDSEFHKNVFIKNVQKREHHKDKPVRIFSLNSPNEGQDSESNSVSLPLQQALPDESSEQLDSSMLKPTLAGSKSENSSNHTKTSSDGSLDFENEIKEQRDVLCDKDQSRETEDEEPFVRFVQTNTFTKHKSEPSRWLRGKLGDLDKSDNSPRDETQDLAMDFALQDIKKPNQDVNNDDFSLCKRNKMDSKREQKFVTCPKLNDAIFHHVTPSTVSLKEEETTHISTSVVNTLTKSPLAKERFPQALKSTTDPKARNLQTPESEQEKLKPSFLVGNEEFTCSWLGRLSSESPKMELTFQRESKCQGQDLEPGEVQSDSDDDGERKHISHKPGSSLSYILREHDERMTDLKLAGSLEKNKFYSFALDKTITPDTKALLERAKTLYSSREDNWSFLPSCFPSTHSCTDKNKVELAPRPIPSWYMKKKKIRTNSAENLHSKKEDLKPHDQERQELFASRFLHSSIFEQDSRRLQHLERKDQHSEIALDRNLAQPSDPEGQTECEDGDVPTEPIVLFHSRFLELQQQKDKDICSLDPEMDSVVVEIKHNYVPGCDDELSDEMATTRLKVDEKSSGPHPTISATSVAPCLKEMSSPERENILSLPIDKRVSTKQGDGVETYGEVSPSPPLLKDLKPTTPKPNKSPPPLLSEIENEVEAKIVVHEPKAEIDDNLPLEHKCPVEDQAPTPSSSGLSFEQENTELTCSEYTKVKDERDCKAQVQKIQHSEDLKRPEIVHEICMPELQVENKPVPNRRQPKNKKTKPHAILRASQATKNAKDKPATRKSERIDKEKLKRGSSPPADAPKESSECTMESPIHASNSEQDLESGLVHRRTRRRNVRSVYATKREGEQSSKEPVEPSRTMRKRAPDKELIQQDVQIPSTNPRRGRPPKRGIKRVDHVLPAKGDVQKTMDVNAEVGDTSTPVEVIKSSEEWRSAKKVQQTPPTVSTPADKKGSRLDKQSEDARVQFELIDMASCDESELKSKADSKSSDTNSQIHRKEQDTALPSTDGDLENLGVTLPKGKVAEDSVKMKKQRFKRNTKNFTEDKSHTLRNLEIRVSVDDVKGLLRSERNDPESFPVSIKKTKTLVRAEESISICPPKESKALDVKNEDVGSEPQLPVHPAAVLLAHQMELEQAVEHIAKLTEQHPRSYKEPPTGQAPTLPPVASHSQTEVEEEKRANPSSETELAAAIDSITAEDACADPEGFTAPPAFGALIPTPDSLVSVPTNENMASETVNSVLPADSDDGVLISSPKGLGTESKMTEVTNTPKKLGKVKPKPQKKSRSRKCAINKKNDVRPEPSPFKLPGSIPEDPEIINSKAAVITTGTTIVGSVVTAVATCRHDVTSSTTLGTPKEAEQPEVEQPVPKESAFHSDSRIISNGKKHSQATESSPSSLTPSAARVPLVSQSGIPLLRPAKLLPNWPQRTEESRIFVSPPSHVTVVTSTVPVSTSLGPPSINPPMPPDTKASDLHPSSSTLRKILMEPKYVSASNSNSIPTTMVTTTMSDHLQTPEMEKTSFAMGPRHVEDKLSLRPQSIHHKCKPLAESPPKCENAHHTVISPVTSVISRIPIPYDTDETPRISLSSRNMCPSLAKPKFKSNSSENHQYHGLDIAEDETRGRSVVESTSHSVPGLRVNTSEGVVVLSYSGQKTEGPHRMRAKISQIPQASAGDIDFQQVLPKSQTKQDPIIPLSQFPCSEAPLTPSSYGHTGVLLTSQSYNSQPVISSTKQDSRECEKPEVLYHTASQGSVVKMYQQPVSTPQVLMYNQAVIQQQHGKRLGMDVIPPKSVQQSNLSPIKSPHHPSLSGSCISSNPGTPTDRAALQPKPDSQSSQPAVLSPSRLVKASPASNSPVGTSVVMPHGLSSRSNFNAAMHHPHSEQSSVIIQPQSMTHEARMNASPMSTISYGRRSSSLSSPLPGPVQHLGIIRQSHSTSQGSLSSGGSVSSATDEEHRPFNQALSRSSLPQLQSDVMLLHNDRGGLHTNLDQYRGVHQSMLSHQQLGEQATGETRLTHNSENGTANISVRKNPELSGKESYKALEGQVIHSPSSESRIRAVHTSSPIMVSPHPHGIQLAHTGGVAPFSVYRDSRVFPPQLSGHPSSGRSTSSQIPPEPELGHLCKMPQSLKPESPHLRHSTSSNISRIPREGVSPSYQSPLGLNHKADQKCPPAFLTTPLPAAPTSTSFQPRPDAKSDHSGQRSSDMVQLLTKYPIMWQGLLALKNEQAAVQLHFVSGNTLLAQCSLPPLEGGPLLRIVQRMRLEVSQLDSVARRMTVENDYCLLLALPCGRDQDDVLNQTQALKSGFITYLQAKQAAGIINVPNPGSNQPAYVVQIFPPCDFSESHLSRLAPDLLNSISTISPHLMIVIASV, encoded by the exons ATGTTTAACGTGAGATGCTTTGGATTTGAAATACTTGAAATTGTATGTTTTTATGAAATTGTTTggcgtaaaacaaaaaaatgtcacgGTTTTTGTCACACAGCAACAGTAAACAAATCAACATTGTTTGATGGGCAAAGCGAAGGTTGTTACAATTCAGCAAAGACTATGTTCCTacgatattttgtttttatcccaGCGATTCCAGCAGTAGTTCAAGCGATGAGTCGCCGACTCGCTCCGTGCAGTCAGCTGCTGTTCCAGCACCATCAGCACTTCCGTTATCATCCCTCGACAAGGAGGAACCACGTAAAAGCTTCGGCATCAAGGTCCAAAATCTTCCTGTACGCTCCACAG CAAGAAGACCAAGAAAAAGCTCTGGGAGCGTCAAAGGGGAAGCTTTTTTTTGGAATGCAAATTGATGTCACTGCCTGGAACGGTCCTG AGACTGAGAGTGAGAATGAATTCCGGCCCTTGGACGAAAGGATAGACGAGTTTCATCCGAAGGCTACGAGGACATTATTCATTGGAAACTTGGAAAAGACGACCACATATCATGATCTTCTCAGCATCTTTCAACGCTTTGGAGAGAttgtt GATATCGACATCAAGAAAGTGAACGGAGCCCCGCAATATGCCTTTCTGCAATACTGTGACATTGCAAGTGTGTGCAAAGCCATAAAGAAGATGGATGGGGAGTACCTTGGAAACAACAGACTCAAA CTGGGCTTCGGAAAGAGTATGCCTACAACTTGCGTTTGGCTGGATGGATTAGCATCAAACACAACGGAACAGTTTCTTACCCGACACTTCTGCCGCTACGGACATGTTGTCAAG GTTGTATTTGACAGAATGAAAGGAATggctcttatcttgtacaacaacaTTGAATATGCTCAGGCCGCGGTAAAGGACACAAAGGGATGGAAGATAGGGGGCTCGAAAATAAAG GTGGACTTTGCCAATCAGGAGAGTCAGATGGCTTTCTATCGTTCAATGCAAGCATCTGGACAGGATATTCGAGATTTCTACGACATTCTATCTGAAAGAAG GGATGATCGACGTTCCCAATACGAGTTTCAAGTGGAGAGACAGTATTATGAAAACGTACGCACGCCAGGAACGTATACGGAAGATCCTCGGCGTAAATACTCGAGCAGAAGTCGTGAGTTCTACGCCGAATGGGATCCGTATCAAGGAGATTACTATGAAACGCCCTACTACGAAGACACCCGGGAATATCGAGAATACCGAGCCGATCCTTACGAGCAGGATATTCGGAAATACAGTTATTTGCAACGGGAAcgcgagagggagagggagcgcTTTGAGACGGATCGTGGACGTGACCATGGGAGGAGAACCATTGAGCAAAGCCAAAGCCCAAGTCTGGTTGCCTCACGTCACCCTCCGACCCCCATAGCGTCCTCGTCCATCTCCGAAAGGATAGCGAGTGACCCCGACCGGCGAATATGTTGCCCGTCTTCTGAAAGAAGTGGCAGCTGCAGTTCAGTTTCCCCTCCCAGATTTGAAAAACTTCGCCCGGAACGGTATAATAAAACCAATAAATTCGACAAGGGTGTTTGTGAAATCGAAAAGCTCCATTTGGTCGAAAAGGAGAAACGGGCCGGACGTAACGATCGCGGAGATAAGGATAAAATTGAGAGACAGCGACTTAAGAAGCTCAAAGTATCTTCACCGATCAGCCAGACATGTAACGCTGAGCCAGTACCTGATCGAGACATCAGCCCAGAGTCTTCCCTTCAAAGTAAAAACGGGAAAATCCTGAAAGATAACTCCAATCGAGGAAAGTTGGATCTTCTGCCCTGTGTGGTGCAGTTAACGCGTgtgaaagaagaagaaggaaaactGATCACGCATGAAAAACAAATAGCAAGGGGAGGGAATGACAGTCCTAGACTGGTATCACCTTCAGCAGACCAAAGTCCTCTGTTCCGCACAGAGTCATCAAAAGGAAAGGCCTCCAGAGATAAAAACATGCATCATTTAGTGGAACATCTTGACATGGATGTCAAAGTGAAGTCGAAAAAACATGGCAAATCTGAAATTGCTTTCGATAGTGGCGTCTCAATGGATTTTGATCGCTTGGCCGCAAGAAAAAGGCGTTTTGAAGACTGTGGCAAAAATGATCATCACAGGAGAATGAGTGAAGACAATCTTGGTAGATCTATTCTTCATAAGCCTTGGAATACGAAGGACTCTGAGTTCCATAAGAATGTTTTCataaaaaatgtgcaaaaaaggGAGCATCACAAGGATAAACCGGTGCGGATATTTTCACTTAACAGTCCGAACGAGGGCCAGGACTCGGAAAGCAACTCCGTAAGCCTTCCCCTTCAGCAAGCACTGCCAGATGAATCTTCAGAGCAATTAGACTCTTCCATGCTAAAGCCAACATTAGCGGGCTCAAAaagcgaaaatagctccaatcaCACAAAGACATCAAGCGATGGCAGCCTTGattttgaaaatgaaatcaaagaACAGAGAGACGTTTTATGTGACAAGGACCAAAGTAGAGAGACAGAAGATGAGGAACCCTTTGTGCGCTTTGTCCAGACAAATACCtttacaaaacacaaaagtGAACCGAGTCGATGGTTGCGAGGCAAACTTGGTGATCTTGATAAGAGCGATAACTCACCTCGTGATGAAACTCAAGACTTGGCAATGGATTTTGCCTTGCAAGACATTAAAAAACCAAACCAGGACGTAAACAATGATGACTTCTCTTTGtgtaaaagaaacaaaatggaCTCTAAAAGAGAGCAAAAGTTTGTAACTTGTCCAAAATTGAACGATGCTATTTTTCACCATGTAACACCCTCGACAGTTTCTTTAAAGGAAGAAGAAACCACCCATATTTCCACGTCAGTCGTAAACACGCTAACAAAATCACCTCTGGCAAAAGAACGTTTTCCACAGGCATTGAAAAGTACTACGGACCCGAAAGCCAGAAATTTACAAACACCTGAAAGTGAGCAGGAAAAGCTCAAGCCGTCGTTTCTCGTAGGCAATGAGGAATTTACGTGCAGTTGGCTAGGAAGGCTTTCCTCTGAGTCACCAAAAATGGAATTGACTTTCCAACGTGAAAGTAAATGTCAAGGCCAGGATTTGGAACCAGGAGAAGTACAATCTGATTCTGATGATGACGGCGAAAGAAAACACATCTCTCACAAGCCCGGTAGTTCCTTGTCTTATATCCTGCGGGAACATGACGAGAGGATGACAGATCTGAAACTCGCCGGTTCATTGGAAAAGAATAAATTTTACTCATTCGCTCTCGACAAAACCATAACCCCCGATACGAAGGCACTTCTGGAAAGAGCCAAGACGCTTTACTCTTCCCGGGAAGACAACTGGTCCTTTCTTCCTTCTTGCTTCCCGAGCACACACAGCTGCACAGATAAAAACAAGGTCGAACTCGCCCCCCGACCAATTCCTTCTTGGtatatgaagaagaagaagatccgTACCAACTCTGCTGAAAATCTACACAGTAAAAAAGAGGATCTTAAACCTCACGACCAAGAACGTCAGGAACTGTTTGCCTCCCGTTTCCTTCATAGCTCAATCTTCGAACAGGATTCTCGCCGTTTGCAGCACCTTGAACGTAAAGACCAGCATTCTGAAATAGCGCTTGACCGAAATCTCGCTCAGCCAAGTGATCCAGAAGGACAGACAGAATGTGAAGATGGTGATGTCCCAACAGAGCCCATCGTGCTTTTCCACAGTCGTTTTTTGGAGCTACAGCAACAAAAAGACAAAGACATTTGTTCTCTTGATCCTGAGATGGATTCAGTTGTGGTGGAGATAAAACATAATTACGTCCCGGGTTGTGACGATGAGCTGTCTGACGAAATGGCTACCACACGATTGAAGGTTGATGAAAAATCAAGCGGCCCTCATCCCACCATATCTGCTACCTCAGTCGCTCCATGCCTAAAAGAAATGTCGTCACCCGAAagagaaaatattttatcaCTGCCCATAGATAAACGCGTGTCAACTAAACAAGGCGACGGTGTGGAGACGTATGGTGAGGTCTCTCCCTCGCCTCCTCTTTTGAAAGACCTGAAACCTACAACCCCTAAACCAAATAAAAGCCCTCCACCTCTCCTCTCAGAGATAGAAAATGAAGTGGAAGCAAAAATAGTGGTTCATGAGCCCAAAGCAGAAATTGATGACAACTTACCATTAGAGCACAAGTGTCCCGTGGAAGACCAGGCCCCGACGCCATCCAGTTCTGGCCTTAGTTTTGAACAGGAGAATACAGAGCTCACATGCTCTGAATACACAAAGGTAAAAGATGAACGTGACTGCAAGGCACAAGTTCAGAAAATACAGCATTCGGAGGATTTAAAGAGACCAGAGATAGTCCATGAAATATGTATGCCGGAGCTACAAGTTGAAAACAAGCCAGTACCTAACCGAAGACAACccaagaataaaaaaacaaagccaCACGCTATATTACGTGCTTCGCAGGCTACGAAAAATGCGAAAGATAAACCTGCGACGCGGAAAAGTGAGCGTATTGATAAAGAAAAACTCAAAAGAGGCTCATCGCCGCCAGCAGATGCGCCGAAAGAATCGTCGGAGTGCACAATGGAGTCCCCGATTCATGCATCAAATTCTGAACAGGACCTTGAGTCTGGTTTGGTTCATCGCAGAACACGTCGAAGGAACGTCCGATCGGTCTACGCCACCAAACGTGAAGGAGAGCAGTCTAGCAAAGAGCCGGTGGAGCCATCACGAACAATGCGCAAACGTGCTCCAGATAAAGAACTCATTCAGCAAGACGTTCAAATTCCATCCACCAACCCCAGACGAGGGCGCCCGCCAAAACGAGGTATCAAACGAGTTGATCATGTATTGCCGGCAAAAGGGGACGTTCAGAAAACAATGGATGTTAACGCCGAGGTCGGAGATACCTCAACCCCAGTGGAAGTTATAAAATCATCTGAGGAATGGCGCTCGGCTAAAAAGGTGCAGCAAACACCTCCGACTGTCTCGACACCAGCGGACAAAAAAGGAAGCCGactcgacaaacagtctgaggacGCTCGAGTTCAATTTGAACTCATAGACATGGCAAGTTGTGATGAATCAGAGCTCAAATCCAAAGCTGATTCAAAGTCATCAGACACAAACTCGCAAATACACAGAAAGGAGCAAGACACCGCGCTTCCATCGACTGATGGGGATTTGGAGAACCTAGGTGTAACTCTTCCAAAGGGCAAAGTGGCTGAAGACAGtgtcaaaatgaaaaaacaaaggtTCAAGCGAAACACCAAGAATTTCACTGAAGATAAGTCCCACACCTTGAGGAATCTTGAAATCCGTGTAAGTGTCGACGATGTAAAAGGTTTGCTTCGGTCTGAAAGAAATGACCCGGAGTCATTTCCAGTCAGCATAAAGAAAACCAAGACTCTCGTTAGGGCGGAAGAATCAATCTCAATATGCCCTCCTAAAGAATCAAAGGCACTTGATGTGAAAAATGAAGATGTTGGATCTGAGCCACAGCTTCCTGTGCACCCAGCTGCGGTTCTTCTCGCACATCAAATGGAACTTGAGCAGGCAGTCGAACATATCGCCAAACTTACGGAGCAACATCCTCGGTCGTATAAGGAGCCACCTACAGGCCAAGCGCCCACATTACCTCCTGTAGCGTCACACTCGCAAACCGAAGTCGAAGAGGAAAAGCGGGCGAACCCATCAAGTGAAACAGAACTTGCAGCTGCTATTGATTCCATCACAGCTGAAGATGCGTGTGCAGATCCAGAAGGATTCACTGCTCCTCCCGCTTTCGGTGCTCTGATTCCCACTCCTGATTCGTTGGTGTCCGTTCCCACCAATGAGAACATGGCATCTGAAACGGTCAATAGTGTTCTTCCTGCAGATTCGGATGATGGTGTTTTGATATCAAGTCCAAAGGGTCTAGGAACAGAATCCAAAATGACTGAGGTTACCAATACACCCAAGAAACTAGGCAAAGTGAAACCCAAACCTCAGAAAAAGTCAAGAAGTCGTAAATGTGCCATAAATAAGAAGAATGACGTCCGTCCAGAGCCCTCCCCTTTCAAACTACCCGGATCGATCCCGGAGGATCCTGAAATTATAAACTCCAAAGCAGCAGTCATTACAACAGGGACCACCATCGTGGGATCGGTGGTAACTGCTGTTGCTACCTGTAGGCACGACGTTACAAGCTCAACAACTTTGGGCACACCTAAAGAGGCAGAACAACCAGAAGTTGAACAGCCTGTACCGAAAGAATCGGCTTTTCATTCAGATTCAAGAATCATCTCCAATGGGAAAAAACATTCGCAAGCAACAGAATCATCTCCCTCGAGTCTTACTCCTTCAGCCGCCCGTGTACCACTTGTATCCCAGTCTGGTATACCTTTATTACGACCAGCTAAACTTTTGCCAAACTGGCCTCAGAGAACGGAAGAAAGTCGAATCTTTGTTAGCCCTCCGAGTCATGTAACAGTGGTAACGTCTACGGTCCCTGTATCAACTTCGCTCGGACCCCCTTCTATCAATCCCCCAATGCCTCCAGATACGAAGGCCTCTGATCTCCATCCAAGTTCCAGTACATTAAGAAAGATCCTAATGGAACCAAAATACGTGTCTGCATCAAACAGCAATTCGATTCCCACCACTATGGTGACAACGACTATGTCCGATCATTTACAGACGCCAGAAATGGAAAAGACCTCGTTTGCGATGGGTCCAAGGCATGTGGAAGATAAATTGTCTTTACGCCCTCAGTCTATACATCACAAATGTAAACCACTGGCAGAGTCCCCGCCAAAATGTGAGAACGCCCACCATACTGTCATTTCTCCCGTTACCTCAGTTATAAGTCGCATTCCAATACCTTACGATACAGACGAGACACCGCGGATTTCCCTTAGCAGCAGAAACATGTGTCCTTCTTTGGCcaaaccaaaattcaaatcaaatTCCTCTGAAAACCATCAATACCATGGCCTTGATATTGCCGAAGACGAAACCAGAGGACGCTCTGTTGTCGAGAGCACTTCACATTCTGTTCCCGGTCTTCGAGTGAATACATCCGAAGGTGTCGTTGTCCTGAGTTATTCAGGTCAAAAAACAGAAGGGCCCCACCGAATGAGAGCCAAAATAAGTCAAATTCCGCAAGCCAGTGCTGGGGACATCGACTTTCAACAAGTTCTTCCCAAATCTCAGACAAAGCAAGACCCGATAATTCCTTTATCCCAGTTTCCTTGCTCCGAAGCACCCTTAACTCCATCTTCTTACGGGCACACAGGGGTTCTCCTGACCAGCCAATCTTACAACTCTCAACCTGTCATTTCCAGCACCAAGCAGGATAGCCGAGAATGCGAAAAACCTGAAGTTTTATATCATACTGCATCACAAGGAAGTGTGGTCAAGATGTATCAACAGCCAGTCTCGACCCCTCAAGTCTTAATGTACAACCAAGCTGTGATCCAACAGCAGCATGGCAAGAGACTGGGAATGGACGTCATACCCCCCAAATCAGTTCAACAGTCCAACCTCAGTCCTATCAAGAGCCCTCATCACCCCTCATTATCTGGATCTTGCATAAGCTCCAATCCCGGCACGCCGACCGATCGCGCTGCTCTGCAACCAAAACCCGACTCCCAGTCCTCACAACCGGCCGTTCTCTCCCCTTCACGACTTGTCAAAGCGAGTCCCGCGAGCAATTCGCCCGTAGGAACCTCAGTGGTCATGCCTCACGGCTTGTCCTCCAGATCAAATTTCAATGCCGCTATGCATCACCCGCACTCGGAACAGTCTTCGGTCATCATCCAACCTCAGTCGATGACGCACGAAGCAAGGATGAACGCTTCACCCATGTCTACGATCAGCTATGGAAGACGGAGTAGCTCTCTGTCTTCTCCTCTGCCGGGGCCAGTACAACACTTGGGCATCATCAGGCAGTCTCATTCCACGAGCCAGGGATCGTTGTCCAGCGGTGGTTCCGTCAGCAGCGCAACTGACGAGGAGCACAGACCTTTCAACCAAGCCCTTAGTAGATCCTCTTTACCGCAGCTTCAATCAGATGTCATGTTGCTTCACAACGATCGCGGAGGACTCCATACAAATCTGGACCAGTACAGAGGCGTGCACCAGAGCATGCTCTCGCATCAACAGTTGGGAGAGCAGGCCACCGGGGAAACGAGATTGACCCACAACTCGGAGAACGGAACGGCTAACATCTCTGTGAGGAAGAACCCTGAACTTTCGGGAAAAGAATCCTACAAGGCACTGGAAGGACAGGTGATCCATTCACCAAGTAGTGAAAGCAGAATCAGGGCAGTTCACACATCCAGCCCTATCATGGTGTCTCCTCACCCTCATGGCATCCAACTAGCTCATACTGGAGGCGTGGCCCCATTTTCAGTCTATCGCGACTCAAGGGTCTTTCCTCCCCAGTTAAGTGGACATCCTTCATCGGGACGCAGTACATCTTCACAG ATTCCCCCAGAACCTGAACTGGGTCACCTTTGTAAAATGCCTCAGTCTCTCAAGCCTGAGAGTCCACACCTTCGCCATTCTACCTCTTCTAACATCTCTCGAATACCAAGAGAGGGCGTCTCTCCCTCCTACCAGTCGCCATTGGGTCTGAATCACAAGGCTGATCAAAAATGCCCTCCAGCTTTCTTGACAACACCTCTGCCTGCGGCACCCACGTCAACTTCATTTCAGCCACGGCCTGATGCCAAGTCGGATCATTCGGGACAGCGCTCCAGTGACATGGTGCAGCTTTTGACG AAATATCCCATCATGTGGCAAGGTCTTCTGGCGCTGAAGAACGAGCAAGCCGCTGTCCAGCTGCACTTTGTTTCAGGCAACACTTTATTGGCTCAGTGCTCACTGCCGCCGCTAGAAGGAGGACCTCTTCTTCGCATCGTTCAGAGGATGAGGCTGGAAGTGTCTCAGCTTGACAGCGTGGCGCGACGAATGACT GTGGAGAATGATTACTGCctactcctggcgctgccgtgcGGACGAGACCAAGATGATGTCCTAAATCAAACGCAAGCCTTGAAAAGTGGCTTCATTACCTACCTGCAGGCCAAGCAGGCAGCTGGCATCATCAATGTGCCCAATCCTGGTTCCAATCAG CCCGCCTACGTGGTGCAGATTTTCCCACCTTGTGACTTCTCTGAGAGCCATCTGTCCCGCTTGGCCCCAGACCTTCTAAACAGCATCTCCACTATTTCACCTCACCTCATGATCGTCATTGCCTccgtttga